In one Nitrospirae bacterium CG2_30_53_67 genomic region, the following are encoded:
- a CDS encoding uroporphyrinogen decarboxylase: MAFNDLFLRACRREPVEMTPVWIMRQAGRFLKGYRALREKADFLTLCKTPELAAEATLLPVNELNVDAAILFSDILIPVEAMGMALDFTPAPVFSEPIRNGKQIEALRIPDPEESVGFVMEAVRILRRELSGRVPLIGFSGAPFTLASYMVEGGGSKNYIPFKSLIYQEPELYARLMDKITETVIRYLNAQIAAGAQAVQIFDTWGGILTPEDFETYDLPYTVKVIRGLKRKGVPVIHYVGTGSTLLNKIKYSGADVVSVDWRIGIDQARQILGPEIAVQGNFDPTALFAPIPEIQRRVREILNKAGDAPGHIFNLGHGILPETPEAHAKALVDAVHTFSREKNA, from the coding sequence GTTCCTGAAGGGTTACAGGGCGCTGCGTGAAAAGGCGGACTTTCTCACCCTATGCAAGACCCCGGAGCTTGCAGCCGAAGCCACGCTCCTCCCTGTCAATGAATTGAACGTGGATGCCGCGATCCTGTTCTCGGACATCCTGATCCCCGTGGAGGCCATGGGGATGGCGCTTGACTTCACTCCGGCCCCGGTATTTTCCGAACCCATACGGAACGGCAAACAGATCGAGGCATTGCGCATCCCCGATCCTGAGGAGTCGGTCGGCTTTGTCATGGAAGCAGTCCGAATCCTGCGCCGGGAACTCTCCGGACGAGTTCCCCTGATCGGGTTCTCCGGGGCCCCTTTTACCCTCGCCTCCTACATGGTGGAAGGCGGTGGATCTAAAAACTATATCCCCTTCAAGAGCCTGATCTATCAGGAGCCGGAACTTTATGCCCGGCTCATGGACAAGATCACCGAGACCGTGATCCGCTACCTCAATGCGCAGATCGCAGCCGGGGCCCAGGCCGTGCAGATCTTCGACACCTGGGGAGGGATCCTGACCCCGGAGGATTTCGAGACCTATGACCTACCCTATACCGTGAAGGTCATCCGTGGACTGAAAAGAAAAGGCGTCCCGGTCATCCACTACGTGGGAACCGGTTCTACACTTCTGAATAAGATAAAATATTCCGGCGCCGATGTGGTCAGTGTGGACTGGCGGATCGGGATCGACCAGGCCAGACAGATACTCGGCCCCGAGATCGCCGTGCAGGGAAACTTTGACCCCACGGCTCTGTTTGCGCCCATCCCGGAGATCCAGCGGAGAGTCCGAGAGATCCTGAATAAGGCCGGTGATGCTCCCGGTCATATCTTCAACCTGGGGCACGGAATCCTTCCCGAGACACCCGAGGCGCATGCAAAGGCCCTGGTGGATGCGGTGCATACCTTCAGCCGGGAAAAGAACGCATGA